One Methanomassiliicoccales archaeon genomic region harbors:
- a CDS encoding MarC family protein — protein sequence MDLAFAISAFASIFAIVNPVGNIPVFVAITEGYSAELLKKVRSKVCLVAGSVLIVFAFFGNYIFDLYGITIPAFKIAGGVLLFSIAFTMTRGQMTKSKISDEETREASEKDQVGVVPLGIPLFAGPGAITTVMIYVSYAQNSSDSTFGFFSVFLGILATIAIAYVLLKYAGPLFTRMGRSGAMAFTRIMGLLLAAIAVEFIISGVFEAVSNQWGI from the coding sequence ATGGACCTGGCCTTCGCCATATCCGCCTTCGCTTCGATCTTCGCCATCGTTAATCCAGTGGGTAACATACCGGTGTTCGTGGCTATCACCGAAGGTTATTCAGCTGAACTTCTGAAGAAGGTCAGAAGCAAGGTGTGCTTGGTCGCCGGTAGTGTCCTGATAGTCTTCGCTTTCTTCGGCAACTATATCTTCGACCTTTACGGGATCACTATTCCGGCGTTCAAGATCGCCGGGGGCGTCCTCCTCTTCTCCATCGCATTCACCATGACCAGGGGGCAGATGACCAAGTCCAAGATCTCGGACGAGGAGACGCGGGAAGCGTCGGAGAAGGATCAGGTGGGCGTCGTACCGTTGGGCATCCCCCTCTTCGCCGGCCCGGGCGCCATCACCACCGTCATGATCTATGTCAGCTACGCCCAGAATTCCTCGGACTCCACCTTCGGATTCTTCTCCGTGTTCCTGGGGATATTGGCCACCATAGCCATCGCCTACGTTCTACTGAAGTACGCCGGTCCGCTGTTCACCCGCATGGGACGGTCCGGTGCCATGGCCTTCACCAGGATCATGGGATTGCTGTTAGCGGCCATAGCGGTCGAGTTCATCATTTCCGGAGTCTTCGAGGCCGTCTCCAACCAGTGGGGGATATAG
- the purS gene encoding phosphoribosylformylglycinamidine synthase subunit PurS → MVVAEIRIELKPGVADPEGKNTKKALELLGFNDIEGVRSIKMFEIEMDTDHETAKKQCEQMCRKLLANPVIQKFKIELR, encoded by the coding sequence ATGGTTGTGGCAGAGATAAGGATCGAGCTCAAGCCGGGGGTGGCGGATCCCGAGGGCAAGAACACCAAGAAAGCCCTAGAACTGCTTGGTTTCAATGACATCGAGGGAGTACGTTCCATCAAGATGTTCGAGATAGAGATGGACACCGACCACGAAACCGCCAAGAAGCAGTGCGAGCAGATGTGCCGGAAACTGCTGGCCAATCCGGTCATCCAAAAGTTCAAGATCGAACTTAGGTGA
- the purL gene encoding phosphoribosylformylglycinamidine synthase subunit PurL, with protein sequence MPLEHLFFKRDVPFSLYEIALGKASDDELKALSNEMGLSLSLEEMQRIRDYFVRLKRRPTDVEVESIAQAWSEHCCYKSSKVFLREHIFGIDNDRVLARGDAGVMVFDDEYGYALRIESHNHPSAIEPYGGAATGIGGIVRDVLCMGAQPVALIDPLFFGPIDHKGALPAGSKTPKYLVSGVVGGIRDYGNRIGIPTVCGGLFFDESYLGNCLVNVGCVGIVKREDLRDNAVGGVGDHLILCGGRTGRDGIHGVTFASAELSSVSEDESRGAVQLGDPITKEPLIHACLEVNSQGLINGMKDLGGGGLSCVVGEMALSGGCGAEVQLDTVPLKESGLAPWEVWVSESQERMMLAASEKNVKRILDLFAMWDVEATVVGKVVPGNEVTLFWQDSQIFQVDLDFLTKGPEYCRPFKVDVRSSTVKHIVPKLPSIDRIIIDLLSDPNIASKEWVFRMYDHEVRGGTVVKPATGIMNKSGPSDATVIKPLPDRERGLALAVGVNPWFCGLDAYRGGMASVDEACRNIIAVGGYPDSLTDCLNFGNPEKPERLGEFKQAVTGIGKVASYLDLPIPSGNVSLYNETARGSVLPTPTVLGLGIIEDVRECVTTDLKKKGNLLYQVGETKEEFGGSALYRRYGGQGGEVPDVSPEVLKRSMDQLHECMKKGLIASCHDISDGGMAVTVAEMCLGGDIGADIHIYMTTKELFSESNTRWVVEIEPFEEKEFLKIMTVPVKKLGKVGGRDLTVSTETEKFSISLDEMRNAWSGTLGKLMG encoded by the coding sequence ATGCCCCTCGAACACCTGTTCTTCAAGCGTGATGTGCCCTTCAGTCTATATGAGATAGCCCTGGGAAAGGCCTCCGACGATGAACTGAAGGCCCTAAGCAATGAGATGGGGCTCTCGCTCAGCCTGGAGGAGATGCAGCGCATCAGGGATTACTTCGTCAGACTGAAACGCCGACCGACGGACGTTGAAGTGGAGTCCATCGCCCAGGCGTGGAGCGAACATTGTTGCTACAAATCATCCAAAGTGTTCCTGCGGGAGCACATCTTCGGGATCGACAACGACAGAGTACTGGCCAGGGGCGATGCCGGCGTCATGGTCTTCGACGATGAGTACGGCTATGCTCTGAGGATAGAGAGTCACAACCATCCCTCGGCAATAGAACCTTACGGGGGTGCGGCCACCGGCATCGGCGGGATAGTGCGTGACGTGCTGTGCATGGGAGCCCAGCCGGTCGCGCTCATCGATCCGCTGTTCTTCGGACCCATCGACCATAAGGGAGCGCTGCCGGCCGGTTCCAAGACACCCAAGTACCTGGTCTCCGGGGTCGTCGGTGGGATCAGGGATTATGGCAACCGCATCGGCATACCGACTGTATGCGGCGGTCTGTTCTTTGACGAATCATATCTGGGCAACTGCCTAGTGAACGTGGGCTGCGTTGGCATCGTGAAGAGAGAGGACCTACGGGACAACGCCGTTGGCGGTGTCGGGGATCACCTCATCCTATGCGGCGGGCGCACCGGAAGGGACGGCATTCATGGCGTGACCTTCGCCTCTGCTGAACTGAGCTCCGTCTCAGAGGACGAGAGCCGGGGCGCGGTGCAGTTGGGCGACCCTATCACCAAGGAACCGCTCATCCATGCGTGTCTGGAAGTGAACTCCCAAGGCCTCATCAATGGCATGAAGGACCTGGGGGGCGGCGGTCTCTCCTGTGTCGTCGGAGAAATGGCCTTGTCCGGAGGATGTGGCGCCGAGGTGCAGCTGGACACCGTACCGTTGAAGGAGAGCGGATTGGCTCCTTGGGAGGTCTGGGTCTCCGAATCACAGGAAAGGATGATGCTTGCCGCTTCCGAGAAAAATGTGAAGCGGATACTGGACCTGTTCGCCATGTGGGATGTGGAAGCCACCGTCGTCGGAAAGGTCGTCCCGGGCAACGAGGTCACTCTGTTCTGGCAGGACTCGCAGATCTTCCAGGTCGATCTGGACTTCCTGACCAAGGGACCGGAGTATTGCCGGCCTTTCAAGGTCGATGTTCGCTCGTCCACCGTCAAGCACATCGTGCCAAAACTGCCTTCCATAGACCGCATCATAATCGACCTGCTCAGCGATCCTAACATCGCCAGCAAGGAGTGGGTGTTCCGGATGTACGATCACGAGGTCCGCGGCGGCACTGTCGTCAAACCGGCCACCGGGATCATGAACAAGAGCGGCCCCTCGGATGCTACCGTTATCAAACCACTGCCCGATCGAGAGAGGGGGCTGGCTCTGGCCGTAGGCGTCAATCCCTGGTTCTGCGGACTGGACGCCTACCGTGGCGGCATGGCCTCGGTCGACGAGGCATGCCGCAACATCATTGCCGTTGGAGGATACCCGGATTCCCTGACGGATTGTCTGAACTTCGGCAACCCCGAGAAACCGGAAAGGCTGGGCGAGTTCAAACAGGCCGTGACCGGGATCGGAAAGGTTGCTTCCTATCTGGACCTCCCGATCCCTTCCGGAAATGTCTCCTTATACAACGAGACGGCCCGCGGTTCCGTTCTGCCCACGCCGACCGTGCTCGGTCTGGGGATCATAGAGGACGTGCGCGAGTGCGTCACCACCGACCTGAAGAAAAAGGGCAATCTGCTCTATCAGGTCGGCGAGACCAAGGAGGAGTTCGGAGGTTCCGCCCTGTACCGCAGATACGGCGGTCAGGGGGGTGAGGTCCCGGACGTCTCCCCTGAAGTGCTGAAACGGTCCATGGACCAGCTCCACGAATGCATGAAGAAAGGGTTGATCGCTTCCTGCCACGACATTTCGGACGGGGGAATGGCGGTCACGGTCGCCGAGATGTGCCTGGGAGGGGACATCGGAGCGGATATCCACATATACATGACAACGAAGGAGCTGTTCTCGGAGAGCAACACCCGTTGGGTGGTGGAGATCGAACCGTTCGAAGAGAAGGAGTTCCTGAAGATCATGACCGTACCGGTCAAGAAACTGGGAAAGGTCGGCGGAAGGGATCTGACGGTCTCCACGGAAACTGAGAAGTTCAGTATCTCCCTCGACGAGATGAGGAACGCCTGGAGCGGGACGCTCGGAAAGCTGATGGGGTGA
- the purQ gene encoding phosphoribosylformylglycinamidine synthase subunit PurQ, with translation MKDVKVCVLRIEGTNCEDETFQAFASVGASPERVHLKQLLGQCPSDLGRDLGSYDILALPGGFSAGDYVRAGAIFAARMKSGLKKELISFVDNGRPVIGICNGFQILVELGLLPAMDGTMSDVPDAALYTNDSGRFECRPTLLKQEKSAKSVFTADMPKGTVVMYPSAHAEGKLMFPKEKEQKMLDRLLENDQVMFRYVDPDGEYAGYPWCPNGSLHNIAGICNPAGNVLGMMPHPERVLRRETHPDWTREEWKEDGDGLSMFRSVVRSVK, from the coding sequence ATGAAGGATGTCAAGGTCTGCGTGTTGAGAATAGAGGGCACGAACTGTGAGGATGAGACCTTCCAGGCCTTCGCTTCGGTCGGTGCTAGCCCGGAAAGGGTGCACCTGAAGCAGCTATTGGGACAGTGCCCCTCGGACCTGGGAAGGGACCTGGGGAGCTACGACATACTAGCGCTTCCCGGTGGTTTCTCTGCCGGGGACTATGTTCGCGCCGGCGCCATCTTCGCCGCCCGCATGAAGAGCGGGTTGAAGAAGGAGCTGATATCGTTCGTGGATAATGGCAGACCGGTGATCGGCATCTGCAACGGCTTCCAGATACTGGTGGAACTGGGTTTGCTGCCGGCCATGGACGGCACTATGTCGGACGTTCCGGATGCGGCGCTTTACACCAACGACTCCGGTAGGTTCGAATGTAGGCCGACATTGCTCAAGCAGGAGAAGAGCGCCAAGAGCGTGTTCACCGCGGACATGCCGAAAGGCACCGTGGTCATGTACCCCTCTGCGCACGCTGAAGGCAAGCTCATGTTCCCCAAGGAAAAGGAGCAGAAGATGCTGGACCGTTTGTTGGAGAACGACCAGGTGATGTTCCGCTACGTCGACCCGGACGGGGAATATGCGGGATATCCGTGGTGCCCCAATGGATCGCTGCACAATATCGCCGGGATATGCAATCCGGCAGGTAACGTCCTAGGCATGATGCCGCACCCCGAACGTGTTCTTAGAAGGGAGACCCACCCTGATTGGACCAGGGAAGAATGGAAGGAAGATGGTGACGGACTGTCCATGTTCCGTTCGGTCGTCCGCAGCGTGAAGTGA
- a CDS encoding DUF120 domain-containing protein, giving the protein MQPENDEKFVTALRRIALMGGLHDYVALSSRELGDMLEMSQQSASKRILELLDNKLIERDLGARRQRIRITTKGADMLRREYIEYQKIFEMKDEVVIKGSVVEGMGEGQYYVTQPGYMEQFTEKLGFKPYEGTLNVKLLPTEHHKLETLRNGRTIDIKGFERNGRTFGDVHCIPASIQNVECAVVLPRRSHYEDVLEVVCKYHLRRTLSLDDGNMIEVRIHLNF; this is encoded by the coding sequence TTGCAACCCGAGAACGACGAGAAATTCGTTACCGCCCTCCGGCGCATCGCCCTAATGGGAGGGTTACACGATTACGTCGCCCTGTCCTCCCGGGAACTGGGAGATATGCTGGAAATGAGCCAGCAGTCCGCCTCCAAGCGTATCCTGGAGCTTTTGGACAATAAATTGATAGAGCGCGACCTGGGAGCGCGTCGTCAGCGCATCCGCATAACCACGAAGGGTGCGGACATGTTACGTAGGGAATATATCGAGTACCAGAAGATCTTCGAAATGAAGGACGAGGTAGTGATAAAGGGGAGCGTCGTCGAGGGTATGGGCGAAGGGCAGTACTACGTGACGCAGCCTGGATACATGGAGCAGTTCACGGAGAAACTTGGCTTCAAACCCTACGAGGGGACGCTCAACGTCAAGCTGCTGCCCACGGAGCACCATAAGTTGGAGACCTTGCGGAACGGCAGGACCATCGACATCAAAGGCTTCGAACGCAACGGTCGCACCTTCGGTGACGTGCACTGCATTCCTGCCAGCATACAGAACGTGGAGTGTGCGGTGGTCCTTCCCCGGCGGTCACATTACGAGGACGTGCTGGAGGTGGTCTGCAAGTACCATCTGCGACGAACGCTCAGTCTGGATGACGGTAACATGATAGAGGTTCGCATCCACCTGAACTTCTGA
- a CDS encoding methanogenesis marker 8 protein, which yields MTKDRHVMEALGKTRVVIEDGKVVEVGEPQLDYCPLFFKHRGIEKITAEIVRNNIEFRIKDFGMCAPDRKMRMRDFLSFGVSELMGMCVSKGILDCAVVVCDGAGTAVVDDPDLVQGIGGRISGLMETTPILTIIDAIGRDRVLDPETARIDQVAGGRMAWDMGYRKIGVTVARGNDAALLRKELGDHVVLFGVHTSGLDENESKVLLDNCDVVTACASKHLWRMAKEEGAMQVGTKVPVFAVTHVGKDICAVRIEQMDLKNKSGPEDPPRPLI from the coding sequence ATGACGAAGGACCGACATGTCATGGAAGCTCTTGGCAAGACCAGAGTGGTCATTGAGGATGGCAAGGTGGTGGAGGTGGGTGAACCTCAGCTGGACTATTGCCCGCTCTTCTTCAAGCACCGGGGGATCGAGAAGATCACCGCCGAGATCGTGCGGAACAATATCGAGTTCCGCATCAAGGACTTCGGCATGTGCGCTCCAGACCGTAAGATGCGCATGCGGGACTTCCTCAGCTTCGGGGTGTCCGAGCTCATGGGCATGTGCGTCTCCAAAGGTATTCTCGATTGCGCGGTGGTCGTATGTGATGGTGCCGGGACCGCGGTGGTCGACGACCCCGATCTTGTACAGGGAATAGGAGGACGGATCTCTGGACTGATGGAAACCACGCCCATCCTCACCATCATTGATGCCATTGGCAGAGATAGGGTGCTGGACCCGGAAACGGCGCGCATCGATCAGGTGGCCGGAGGACGTATGGCATGGGACATGGGCTATCGCAAGATAGGTGTGACCGTGGCCAGAGGTAATGATGCTGCCCTGCTGCGCAAGGAGCTTGGCGATCATGTCGTTCTTTTCGGAGTGCACACCAGTGGTCTGGACGAGAACGAGTCGAAAGTGCTGCTGGACAACTGCGACGTTGTCACAGCCTGCGCCTCCAAGCATTTATGGAGAATGGCCAAGGAGGAGGGGGCGATGCAGGTAGGGACCAAGGTCCCGGTCTTTGCCGTAACTCATGTGGGAAAGGACATCTGCGCAGTGCGCATAGAACAGATGGACCTCAAGAACAAGAGCGGTCCGGAAGATCCGCCACGACCGTTGATCTGA
- a CDS encoding twitching motility protein PilT produces the protein MQKVVLDTNALLMPFEFKMNLDLELINLFGEFEAYVPGPVIGELKRSGSKHAKAALMLAGKYIRYETSTQGDEGVVEVAKALNAMVVTNDFILRRKLRQEGVRAIFLRSRKRLTIEE, from the coding sequence ATGCAGAAGGTGGTCCTAGACACCAACGCGCTCCTTATGCCGTTCGAGTTCAAGATGAACTTGGACCTGGAACTGATCAATCTTTTCGGAGAGTTCGAAGCCTACGTTCCAGGGCCAGTCATAGGCGAACTGAAACGGTCCGGCAGCAAGCACGCCAAGGCCGCATTGATGCTGGCCGGCAAATACATACGTTATGAAACGTCGACCCAAGGCGACGAAGGAGTGGTGGAGGTCGCCAAGGCCTTGAACGCCATGGTGGTGACCAACGACTTCATCCTACGGCGGAAATTGAGGCAGGAAGGGGTGCGCGCAATTTTTCTGCGCTCGCGCAAGCGCCTGACCATCGAGGAATGA
- a CDS encoding translation initiation factor IF-2 subunit gamma, with protein sequence MKVSHQPEVNIGMIGHVDHGKTTLTKALSGDWTDRHSEEIKRGISIRLGYADVAFYKCKDCAEETFSNDNVCKVCGGEAEYVRSVSFVDAPGHETLMATMLSGAAMMNGALLLVAANEECPQPQTKEHLMALTIIGVENIIIVQNKIDIVTKEEALENYNQIKKFVKGTIAEDAPIIPVSAHHDVNIDKLIQAIQKHIPTPKQEEKKTAKMFVARSFDINQPGMSIDELHGGVLGGTLMQGKIAVGDEIEISPGRKVELPGGKFSWETITTTIESLHTGGAPINKIKPGGLIAIGTKLDPSMTKSDGLTGRVVGRPGTLPPVHFKFNMSTHLLERVVGTADDMIVENIKTNEPLMLSIGTATTVGLVTSARGDQSEVALKIPVCAELGQRVAISRKIANKWRLIGYGIIE encoded by the coding sequence ATGAAGGTGTCCCACCAGCCTGAGGTCAACATCGGAATGATAGGTCACGTGGACCACGGCAAGACCACGCTGACCAAGGCGCTTTCCGGTGACTGGACCGATCGACACTCCGAGGAGATCAAGAGGGGTATCTCCATCAGGCTGGGTTATGCGGACGTAGCTTTCTATAAATGTAAGGATTGCGCCGAGGAGACCTTCTCCAACGACAATGTGTGCAAGGTCTGCGGCGGCGAGGCTGAATACGTGCGGTCAGTGTCCTTCGTGGACGCCCCCGGACACGAAACCCTGATGGCCACTATGCTATCTGGTGCGGCCATGATGAACGGTGCCCTGCTTTTGGTGGCGGCCAATGAGGAATGTCCTCAACCCCAGACCAAAGAGCACCTGATGGCCCTGACCATTATCGGGGTCGAAAATATCATCATCGTTCAGAACAAGATCGATATCGTGACCAAGGAAGAGGCCCTGGAGAACTATAATCAGATCAAGAAGTTCGTCAAGGGCACCATCGCCGAGGACGCGCCGATCATTCCCGTATCGGCACACCACGATGTCAACATCGACAAGCTGATCCAGGCAATCCAGAAACATATTCCCACTCCAAAGCAGGAGGAAAAGAAAACGGCCAAGATGTTCGTGGCCCGTTCCTTCGATATCAACCAGCCGGGAATGTCCATCGATGAATTGCACGGTGGAGTGCTTGGCGGGACGCTCATGCAAGGAAAGATCGCCGTTGGCGATGAGATAGAGATCTCCCCTGGTAGAAAAGTGGAGCTGCCCGGTGGTAAGTTCAGCTGGGAGACCATCACGACCACCATAGAGTCGCTGCACACTGGCGGTGCTCCGATCAACAAGATCAAGCCCGGCGGTCTTATCGCCATCGGCACCAAGCTCGATCCGTCGATGACCAAGTCCGACGGTCTCACTGGTCGCGTCGTCGGCAGGCCCGGCACGCTGCCTCCGGTACATTTCAAGTTCAATATGAGCACCCATCTTTTGGAGAGGGTGGTCGGCACCGCCGACGATATGATCGTGGAGAACATCAAGACCAACGAACCGTTGATGCTAAGCATCGGAACGGCGACCACGGTCGGTCTGGTCACCAGCGCTCGCGGTGATCAATCAGAGGTCGCTTTGAAGATACCGGTCTGCGCCGAGCTGGGGCAGAGGGTGGCTATTTCTCGCAAGATCGCCAACAAGTGGCGTCTTATCGGCTACGGTATCATTGAGTGA
- a CDS encoding 30S ribosomal protein S6e, with protein MVEFKAVVNDIKTGMSYNVPVSGHHANSLIGKKIGDTIDGIFVGLPGYKLAITGGSDKDGFAMRKDLPGPRRKKLLLTISTGFYTTEGGLRRRKSVRGNTVATDTVQINMKIVSQGTKQVEELIVKKEEKKK; from the coding sequence ATGGTTGAATTCAAGGCCGTTGTTAATGATATAAAGACCGGCATGTCTTACAATGTCCCAGTGTCGGGACATCACGCCAATTCCCTGATAGGGAAGAAGATAGGCGACACCATAGATGGAATATTCGTCGGGCTGCCCGGGTACAAGCTAGCGATCACTGGTGGGAGCGATAAGGACGGTTTCGCCATGAGAAAGGACCTTCCTGGACCGCGGAGGAAGAAACTGTTGCTGACCATCAGCACTGGATTCTACACCACCGAAGGTGGTCTGAGGAGGAGAAAGTCCGTGCGCGGGAACACCGTGGCCACAGACACTGTCCAGATAAACATGAAGATCGTCTCTCAAGGGACCAAACAGGTCGAAGAGCTGATCGTTAAGAAAGAGGAGAAGAAAAAATGA
- a CDS encoding NAD(P)/FAD-dependent oxidoreductase encodes MMDCDVLVVGAGPAGSGAARTSALTGAKTLMVDKKKEIGTPVQCGEVIGLELVKRSGLRIPPQTICARQSFTRFVLGREIIVDNAEPYWRSVTVERKLFDKHLALRAALAGTAVQADTKLLSAKMRDGAITSCLLSHHGEEIEVEPKVVVAADGVHSTLAKVMGAEFFSPQDVARGVEFELVAKKDLPGCMQIFIEEEIGLGYGWIIPKGRRRANVGLGLVGVNASRRSFLEDWINGHPVVSQYFDVEKVLEVKMGDAPVPGFLGGPVKGNVLFCGDSAGQTLAFVGEGIMPSYICGGLAGKHAALMAQGEQQNYEEDLVDAMGDQLVMGAVLRDTLVELWSSNVFDPKMRPLLSGAVMNELIGPDDMMQTASSLDAEPLKAFQAMAKGSGRAIKARRCKNTLHTPRGDQ; translated from the coding sequence ATGATGGACTGTGATGTGTTAGTGGTGGGGGCAGGACCGGCAGGCAGCGGCGCGGCCAGGACGTCCGCTTTGACCGGGGCGAAGACCTTGATGGTCGACAAGAAGAAGGAGATAGGCACACCGGTGCAGTGCGGAGAGGTGATCGGGCTGGAACTGGTAAAGCGATCAGGATTACGCATCCCTCCCCAGACCATCTGCGCCCGGCAGTCCTTCACCCGCTTCGTGCTGGGACGAGAGATCATCGTTGACAATGCCGAACCGTACTGGCGCAGCGTGACGGTCGAACGGAAGCTGTTCGACAAACATTTGGCGTTGAGAGCGGCCCTAGCCGGCACGGCGGTCCAGGCGGACACCAAACTTCTGTCGGCCAAGATGCGGGACGGGGCGATCACCAGCTGCCTGCTGAGCCATCACGGAGAGGAGATAGAGGTCGAGCCGAAGGTGGTGGTGGCCGCGGACGGGGTGCACTCTACACTGGCCAAGGTCATGGGGGCGGAGTTCTTCTCCCCGCAGGACGTGGCGCGAGGCGTGGAGTTCGAACTGGTGGCAAAGAAGGACCTCCCCGGATGCATGCAGATATTCATCGAGGAGGAGATCGGCCTAGGTTATGGCTGGATCATTCCCAAGGGAAGGAGGAGGGCCAACGTCGGACTGGGCCTCGTAGGCGTGAACGCCTCCCGCCGCTCCTTCCTGGAGGATTGGATAAACGGTCATCCAGTGGTCTCCCAGTACTTCGACGTGGAGAAGGTTTTGGAAGTGAAGATGGGCGACGCCCCTGTGCCCGGTTTCTTGGGCGGTCCGGTTAAAGGCAACGTGCTCTTCTGCGGGGATTCGGCCGGACAGACGCTGGCATTCGTGGGCGAGGGCATAATGCCATCGTACATATGTGGCGGACTGGCAGGCAAACACGCCGCGCTTATGGCCCAGGGGGAGCAACAGAATTACGAGGAGGATCTCGTGGACGCAATGGGCGACCAGCTGGTCATGGGCGCCGTCCTCAGGGACACGCTGGTGGAGCTTTGGTCCTCGAACGTCTTTGACCCCAAAATGCGTCCACTGCTTTCGGGAGCGGTCATGAACGAGCTGATCGGCCCGGACGATATGATGCAGACGGCGTCGTCCCTGGACGCGGAACCCTTAAAAGCCTTCCAGGCCATGGCCAAAGGCAGCGGGAGAGCTATTAAGGCGAGACGCTGTAAAAATACGCTCCATACGCCTCGGGGCGACCAATAA
- a CDS encoding NAD(P)/FAD-dependent oxidoreductase — MLVVGAGPAGAAAAFFLSYLSEGKLDVLSLEKLEERYDRYHHMCGEAMSEKAFERLSPLMPEAVTFKIKRAVEHWPGDITIETETQGYILDRPAFLRRLRERAAKEGCHLEKGTAVNVTKVGNGYLVRTREGNEHRCKWLVGADGWNSLVRRTFFAGGPRLLWAEQYVLETKTENDTMHFHYDERYRGGYRWVFPHPWGSRVGFTRGTEPRPSALERHVRAIPYDYREVVKGNACLVGDAGGQANPITFGGIGIGMSAAMTMARSLVEGSLSGYAHDWPRSPYASPLYVDAFNALRGMDNAALRRSVRPFVKGYGRAAALRAAVSDRESRRLYRAYDLAAKWGW, encoded by the coding sequence GTGCTGGTGGTCGGCGCCGGTCCTGCCGGTGCCGCGGCGGCCTTCTTCCTATCTTATCTAAGCGAAGGAAAGCTGGACGTACTGTCCCTGGAGAAGCTGGAAGAGCGTTACGACCGTTACCATCACATGTGCGGGGAGGCCATGAGCGAGAAGGCCTTCGAGAGACTGAGCCCATTGATGCCGGAGGCGGTCACTTTCAAAATAAAGAGGGCGGTGGAGCATTGGCCCGGGGACATAACCATCGAGACCGAAACCCAAGGCTATATTCTGGACAGGCCGGCCTTCCTACGCAGGTTGCGGGAACGGGCGGCAAAGGAGGGCTGCCACCTGGAAAAGGGTACGGCGGTGAACGTCACCAAAGTGGGAAATGGATACCTGGTCCGGACCCGAGAGGGAAATGAGCATCGGTGCAAATGGTTGGTGGGTGCGGACGGATGGAACTCCCTGGTCCGCAGGACCTTCTTCGCCGGAGGTCCGCGCCTGCTCTGGGCGGAACAGTACGTCCTGGAAACGAAGACCGAGAACGACACCATGCACTTCCATTACGATGAAAGATATCGGGGGGGATACCGCTGGGTGTTCCCTCATCCATGGGGGAGCAGGGTGGGGTTCACCCGGGGGACGGAGCCCCGCCCATCGGCATTGGAAAGGCATGTGCGGGCCATCCCCTACGATTATCGGGAGGTGGTCAAAGGTAACGCCTGCCTGGTGGGGGATGCCGGAGGGCAGGCAAACCCTATTACCTTCGGAGGCATAGGCATCGGCATGAGCGCGGCCATGACCATGGCCAGATCATTGGTCGAAGGGAGCCTTTCCGGTTATGCCCACGATTGGCCCCGTTCGCCTTACGCTTCCCCGCTCTACGTCGACGCCTTCAACGCGTTGCGGGGGATGGACAACGCCGCTTTACGTCGTTCGGTGCGACCGTTCGTGAAGGGCTACGGCCGGGCAGCGGCCCTACGGGCCGCGGTCTCGGACCGGGAGAGCAGAAGATTGTACCGGGCATACGATCTGGCAGCGAAATGGGGATGGTGA